The DNA region ACTCGATTCGGTTCCTGGCGCTCGCGTCGCAGTGGTACGCGGCAACAGGGGCGTGGGATCTGACCGACGACGACGACGTCACGGCGTACGAGTGCCGGCCGGCGTCCGTGAAAACCGAGGCCGGTCTGAAGCTGCGCTCCGCCTTCTGCGCGCGCCGGCACGAGTCGATGGAGGGGCTTTACGACGTGCTGCTCAGGACCGCCGTGACCGGGATTTCGGGTCAGACCGTGGTGAGCACCTTCCAGGCGTCCGGCATCTCCTTCGCGCACGCGCGCGCCCTCGTCCGGAGGGTTCTGGAGGGATACCGATGGAACGGCTAGGCGTGGTCGAGGTGCTGGGCCGCAAGGACGCGGTGCTCAACAGGGTGCCGGTGGGCCGCTCGTTCACCATCGGGCGCGGTTACGGCTGCGACGTCATGCTCGGGGATCCGTTCGTTGAGGAGACCCACGTGCGCGTCGAGGCGGCCGACGACGGGGTTTTCGTCGCCACCGACCTGGGTGGCGTCAACCCGGCGACGGTCGGCGGCGCGCCGCTCGGCAAGGAACCGAGGGCTCTCGCCGCCGGAGCGCGGCTCACGGTGGGCCAGACCACGCTCCGCCTGATGAGCGCGACGGCGGCGGTTCAGCCGACGCTCCCGCTCAGCGAGGCTCGCGGAGCGGGTATCCCGCCCTTGCGCGCGTGGGGCCTGGCCAGCGCCGCCATCGCGCTGCTCACGGCACTGGACTGGTTGGCGACGCCGACCGAGTACGATGCCGGCAACGCGCTTCAGATGGGCACCGCCTTCGCGGTGGCGTTCGCCGCCTGGTGCGGGGCGTGGGCGGTGGGCACGCGGCTGTTCAAGGACGCCTTCCGCTTCCACGCCCACCTCGGCGCGCTGTCGCTGGCGTTGCTCGTGGCGGTCCCCGCGTCGTGGATCGCCGGCCTGCTCGCCTTCGCGCTCGGCCCGAGCGCGCAGGTCATCGTCGGGGTGGTGACGGCCGCGGCGACGTTCACCCTGATCCTGTACCTGCACGCGCGCGTGTCGTCGTCGTCGTCGCGGATGCGCCTGGGCCTGATAGCGGCCGGGGTCACGCTTCTGTTCGGGGGACTGGCGTTCGGGGTGACCGCGGGAATCGAGGATCCGACGGGATC from Gemmatimonadota bacterium includes:
- a CDS encoding FHA domain-containing protein — encoded protein: MERLGVVEVLGRKDAVLNRVPVGRSFTIGRGYGCDVMLGDPFVEETHVRVEAADDGVFVATDLGGVNPATVGGAPLGKEPRALAAGARLTVGQTTLRLMSATAAVQPTLPLSEARGAGIPPLRAWGLASAAIALLTALDWLATPTEYDAGNALQMGTAFAVAFAAWCGAWAVGTRLFKDAFRFHAHLGALSLALLVAVPASWIAGLLAFALGPSAQVIVGVVTAAATFTLILYLHARVSSSSSRMRLGLIAAGVTLLFGGLAFGVTAGIEDPTGSISASLVSLEPVPNGVVLSGSAEEFDAEIAELVEELDSLEP